Proteins encoded within one genomic window of Halorussus salilacus:
- a CDS encoding replication factor A (Replication protein A protects and stabilize the intermediate ssDNA that is generated by the unwinding action of a DNA helicase at the replication fork. In addition, SSBs prevent the formation of secondary structures by single-stranded template DNA.), which yields MSDVRQHAEEIREQFSEHLDLTADEVEQRLDNLVNEYRVPLEEARRSVVSHYLDEAGLERDDIRTGGGGTEKVNVEDIDEDEQWIGLTAKVVDLWDPRSDAVGQVGLLGDETGTTKFTKWAKSDLPELEEGKVYRLGNVVTDEYQGNYSVKLNRTTTIEELDEDIEVGDDTAEVEGALVDIQSGSGLIKRCPEEDCTRVLQNGRCSEHGEVEGEFDLRIKGVLDDGEEVREVILDEEATEEFTGIGLEEAQDMAMDALDTTVVAEEMRERTLGKYYRVRGPTMGRYLLADEVEELAGPTNAEDVLIKARSM from the coding sequence ATGAGCGATGTGCGCCAGCACGCCGAAGAGATACGCGAACAGTTCTCCGAACATCTCGACCTGACGGCCGACGAGGTCGAGCAGCGCCTCGACAACCTCGTCAACGAGTACCGGGTGCCCCTCGAAGAGGCGCGCCGGAGCGTCGTCAGCCACTACCTCGACGAGGCGGGCCTCGAACGCGACGACATCCGGACCGGTGGCGGCGGTACCGAGAAGGTCAACGTCGAGGACATCGACGAGGACGAGCAGTGGATCGGCCTCACCGCGAAGGTCGTCGACCTCTGGGACCCCCGGAGCGACGCCGTCGGGCAGGTCGGCCTGCTCGGCGACGAGACCGGCACCACCAAGTTCACCAAGTGGGCCAAGTCCGACCTCCCGGAACTGGAGGAGGGGAAGGTCTACCGCCTCGGGAACGTCGTCACCGACGAGTACCAGGGCAACTACTCGGTGAAGCTCAACCGCACGACCACCATCGAGGAACTCGACGAGGACATCGAGGTCGGCGACGACACCGCCGAGGTCGAGGGCGCGCTTGTGGACATCCAGAGCGGCTCGGGTCTCATCAAGCGCTGTCCCGAGGAGGACTGCACCCGCGTGCTCCAGAACGGTCGCTGTTCGGAACACGGCGAGGTCGAGGGCGAGTTCGACCTCCGCATCAAGGGCGTCCTCGACGACGGCGAGGAGGTCCGCGAGGTCATCCTCGACGAGGAGGCGACCGAGGAGTTCACCGGCATCGGCCTCGAAGAGGCACAGGACATGGCGATGGACGCGCTCGACACCACCGTCGTCGCCGAGGAGATGCGCGAGCGGACCCTCGGAAAGTACTACCGGGTTCGCGGCCCCACGATGGGCCGATACCTCCTCGCCGACGAGGTCGAGGAGCTGGCCGGGCCGACGAACGCCGAGGACGTTCTCATCAAAGCGAGGTCGATGTGA